A genomic segment from Spinacia oleracea cultivar Varoflay chromosome 3, BTI_SOV_V1, whole genome shotgun sequence encodes:
- the LOC110801847 gene encoding uncharacterized protein has translation MDSSQSQQQSTNIGSSTGSGSIGAESLSSEGSPPLWRFVTRIEKQGAVGGTWKYRCNFCNENRTSSYSRVRAHLLQIKGQGIACCKKVSRADKLEMQKLDDEFENKKLDSGPREVPLPSESLSHLDSDAMFKKRKSEKSPITRCFGIETRDQLDQEIARMFYTGGLPFNLARNPHYMRSYTFAATHNIAGYKPPGYNKLRTTLLVQEKANVERLMIPLKSTWREKGVTIVTDGWSDPTRKPLINFMATSGNGPIFLKAVNCFGEIKDKFFIANLMKEVIQEVGHQNVVQVITDNAANCKGAGELIESEFPHIYWTPCVVHTLNLALKNICAARNVSNNSETYEECSWITDIHGDAMVIKNFIMNHNMRLAIFQKFSPLKLLSVADTRFASIIVMLKRFKLIKRGLQAMVISDEWTSYREEDMGKANFVKDKIVNDDWWDKLAYIVDFTKPIYDMIRLCDTDKPCLHLVYEMWDSMIEQVKLEIYKKEGRPNSEFSPFYHVVYEILVARWAKSNTPLHCLAHSLNPRFYSDEWLLGDQSRIAPHRDGEISRERMKCFRRLFALNDDVGKVMEEYAQFSMKSGPFEDLTCISRMHSMDPKSWWANFGAQTPLLQSLAFKVLGQPTSSSCSERNWSTYAFIHSLRRNKLNPSRAQDLVYIHNNLRLLSRNSEEYAELYTKMWDVGGDAFDSLEDVGFLEFAELSLDEPDLENVLLVED, from the exons ATGGATTcatctcaatctcaacaacaaaGTACTAATATTGGTAGTAGCACGGGTAGTGGGTCAATTGGTGCGGAATCATTGTCTAGTGAGGGTTCTCCTCCATTGTGGAGGTTTGTAACAAGAATTGAAAAACAAGGGGCGGTTGGTGGAACATGGAAATATCGATGTAATTTTTGTAATGAAAACCGAACATCTAGTTATTCAAGAGTTAGGGCCCATTTGCTTCAAATTAAGGGTCAAGGCATTGCATGTTGTAAGAAAGTGTCTCGTGCTGATAAACTTGAAATGCAAAAACTTGATGATGAATTTGAGAATAAGAAACTTGATTCGGGCCCTAGAGAAGTTCCTTTGCCTAGTGAATCTCTTTCTCATTTGGACTCCGATGCTATGTTCAAGAAAAGGAAGTCTGAAAAATCACCAATTACTAGATGTTTTGGTATTGAAACTAGGGATCAATTGGATCAAGAGATTGCAAGAATGTTTTACACAGGAGGGTTGCCATTTAatcttgctaggaatccacacTATATGAGGTCCTATACTTTTGCTGCCACTCATAATATAGCAGGTTACAAACCTCCTGGTTACAATAAGCTTAGAACTACATTACTTGTGCAAGAAAAAGCTAATGTAGAGAGGCTAATGATTCCGCTAAAGTCAACTTGGAGAGAAAAAGGGGTGACAATTGTGACTGATGGATGGAGTGATCCAACAAGAAAACCTCTCATTAATTTCATGGCTACTTCTGGTAATGGTCCAATATTTCTTAAAGCTGTGAATTGTTTTGGTGAAATAAAAGATAAATTTTTCATTGCTAATCTCATGAAAGAGGTTATTCAAGAAGTGGGTCATCAAAATGTAGTGCAAGTCATAACTGATAATGCAGCAAATTGCAAAGGGGCTGGGGAGCTAATTGAGAGTGAGTTTCCTCACATTTATTGGACACCATGTGTTGTGCATACCCTTAATCTTGCTTTGAAGAATATTTGTGCGGCAAGGAATGTGAGTAACAATTCTGAAACTTATGAAGAATGTAGTTGGATCACTGATATCCATGGGGATGCAATGGTAATTAAAAATTTCATCATGAACCACAACATGAGATTGGCTATCTTCCAAAAGTTTTCTCCTCTTAAGTTGCTTTCCGTGGCCGATACTCGCTTTGCCTCCATTATTGTGATGCTTAAGAGATTTAAGCTTATTAAACGAGGTCTTCAAGCCATGGTTATAAGTGATGAGTGGACTTCTTATAGAGAAGAAGACATGGGGAAGGCAAACTTTGTGAAAGACAAGATTGTGAATGATGATTGGTGGGACAAACTAGCTTACATTGTTGATTTCACAAAGCCTATCTATGACATGATTAGGCTTTGTGACACCGATAAACCATGCCTTCACTTAGTGTATGAGATGTGGGATTCTATGATTGAACAAGTGAAGCTTGAGATTTACAAGAAAGAAGGTCGTCCTAATTCGGAGTTTAGTCCCTTTTATCATGTGGTTTATGAAATCTTGGTAGCTCGTTGGGCAAAAAGCAACACTCCTCTCCATTGTCTAGCTCACTCCTTGAACCCGAG GTTCTATAGTGATGAATGGCTACTTGGTGATCAATCTAGAATTGCTCCTCATAGAGATGGTGAAATATCTCGAGAGAGAATGAAGTGCTTTCGTAGATTATTTGCACTTAATGATGATGTTGGTAAAGTGATGGAAGAATATGCTCAATTCTCTATGAAGAGTGGACCTTTTGAGGATTTAACTTGTATCTCAAGGATGCATTCTATGGATCCTAAGAGTTGGTGGGCAAACTTTGGAGCTCAAACTCCTCTCCTCCAATCTTTGGCATTTAAAGTGCTTGGGCAACCTACTTCATCATCTTGTAGTGAACGAAATTGGAGTACATATGCCTTCATTCACTCACTTAGGAGGAACAAGCTAAATCCAAGTCGTGCCCAAGATTTGGTTTACATTCACAACAATCTTCGCCTTTTATCAAGGAATTCCGAAGAATATGCGGAGCTTTATACAAAGATGTGGGATGTTGGTGGAGATGCATTTGATTCCTTGGAGGATGTTGGGTTTCTAGAGTTTGCGGAACTCTCACTAGATGAGCCggatttagaaaatgtgttgCTCGTTGAAGATTGA
- the LOC130469944 gene encoding uncharacterized protein — translation MEKIKIPTGRYDGTTDPEDHCTTFEQHMMLYTDSDAMWCKVFPSTLLGVAASWYKGIEAHSIYSFRQLQAAFLSRFVSKQKRKKSSGELMSFAQRDREPLRDYLTRFNNESITIPNLQQEVAVLALMRGMQECEFKKYLSRKSYTNLGDVLHKANEYIRGDEMMKISNVVVETGGNAG, via the coding sequence ATGGAAAAGATAAAAATCCCGACAGGAAGATACGATGGGACAACGGATCCGGAGGATCACTGCACCACATTCGAACAACACATGATGCTGTACACAGATTCTGACGCCATGTGGTGCAAGGTGTTCCCATCCACACTCTTAGGAGTTGCAGCAAGCTGGTATAAGGGCATAGAGGCTCATTCCATTTACAGTTTTCGACAGCTACAGGCGGCGTTTTTGTCACGATTTGTGAGCaaacagaagagaaagaaatcGTCGGGAGAGTTAATGTCGTTCGCTCAAAGAGATAGAGAGCCGTTAAGAGATTACCTCACCCGCTTTAACAACGAATCAATCACCATTCCCAACCTACAGCAGGAGGTTGCGGTTCTGGCTCTGATGAGGGGAATGCAAGAGTGCGAATTCAAGAAGTACCTCAGCCGGAAATCATACACTAATCTGGGCGACGTCCTACACAAGGCAAATGAGTACATCAGGGGGGATGAAATGATGAAGATCTCCAATGTGGTAGTGGAAACCGGCGGAAATGCCGGATAA
- the LOC110801846 gene encoding uncharacterized protein, translating to MVMASTYAISGIPSPKAFGHSHSDSRNFFLSSNRSTSLHSHRPFPNSNLNSKFLSPPLSFSSSSMASTIRVTSSSAAVGTSSSSVVVGDSDLLIVGPGVLGRLVAQQWSQDHSGCQVYGKTATTDHHDELINIGIIPLLKETTLPCQFPYVIFCAPPSRSPDYAADVREAASSWNGEGSFVFTSSSALVDCTDNGSCNEETPAVPMGKRPRTDVLLKAENVVLDYGGCVLRLAGLYKADRGAHTYWLKQGKSDLRADHFVNLIHYEDAASLAIAILKKNLRAKVFLGCDNHPLSRKEIMDLVNKSGKFSDKFEGFTGADDSLGKRLNNSKTRAEIGWEPRYPSFAEFLEVM from the exons ATGGTAATGGCAAGCACCTACGCCATCTCCGGCATTCCATCTCCCAAAGCATTCGGACATTCACACTCCGATTCCCGCAACTTTTTTCTCTCCTCAAATCGCTCGACCTCGCTTCATTCTCATCGCCCATTCCCTAATTCCAACCTCAATTCAAAATTTCTATCACCACCATTGTCATTTTCGTCGTCATCAATGGCTTCCACTATCCGAGTAACCTCTTCCTCCGCCGCAGTCG GAACATCGTCATCATCTGTGGTAGTTGGTGACAGtgatttgttgattgttggACCTGGTGTTCTCGGCCGCTTAGTAGCTCAACAGTGGAGTCAG GATCATTCGGGGTGTCAAGTTTATGGGAAGACTGCGACAACAGATCATCATGATGAATTGATAAACATTGGAATAATTCCTTTACTGAAGGAAACTACGCTGCCCTGCCAGTTTCCCTATGTTATTTTCTGTGCTCCTCCATCAAGAAGTCCAGATTATGCAGCGGATGTTAG GGAAGCAGCATCAAGTTGGAATGGTGAAGGATCCTTTGTTTTCACATCAAGCTCTGCACTAGTTGACTGCACTGACAACGGGAGTTGTAATGAG GAAACCCCTGCTGTACCAATGGGAAAGAGACCTAGAACTGATGTCCTTCTAAAAGCAGAGAACGTTGTTCTGGATTATGGTGGTTGTGTTCTTCGATTGGCGGGACTCTACAAAGCTGATAGAGGTGCCCACACTTACTGGTTGAAGCAAGGAAAGAGTGACCTTCGGGCAGATCACTTTGTCAACCTTATTCACTATGAA GATGCAGCATCACTAGCAATTGCAATCTTGAAAAAGAATTTACGTGCAAAGGTCTTCCTGGGTTGTGACAATCATCCTTTGTCAAG GAAAGAAATTATGGATCTGGTTAATAAGAGTGGAAAATTCAGTGATAAGTTTGAGGGTTTTACAG GTGCCGACGATTCTCTTGGTAAAAGATTGAATAATTCAAAAACGCGTGCCGAAATTGGTTGGGAACCAAGATACCCGAGCTTTGCTGAATTTCTTGAAGTTATGTAA